In the genome of Vibrio sp. 16, one region contains:
- a CDS encoding YebC/PmpR family DNA-binding transcriptional regulator, translated as MGRSFEVRKASMAKTAGAKIKVYSKYGKEIYMCAKNGGSDPDMNLSLKHLIAKAKKDQVPAHVIDKAIDKANGGGGEDYAPARYEGFGPGGTSVIVDCLTDNGNRTFQDVRQCFVKTGAKIGVEGSVSHMFDHQAVFQFKGDDDEIILETLMMEDVDVTDVELEDGVITVFAPHTEFFKTKTALNGAFPDLTLDVEEITFVPQTHTPVAGEDAEKFQKFLDLLDDCDDVQQVYHNAEL; from the coding sequence ATGGGAAGAAGTTTTGAAGTGCGCAAAGCCTCTATGGCGAAAACAGCTGGCGCAAAAATTAAAGTTTATTCCAAATACGGTAAAGAAATTTACATGTGCGCGAAAAACGGTGGCTCAGACCCAGACATGAACTTGTCGCTAAAACACCTGATCGCAAAAGCTAAAAAAGACCAAGTTCCAGCACACGTTATCGATAAAGCAATCGACAAAGCGAACGGCGGTGGCGGCGAAGACTACGCACCAGCACGTTACGAAGGTTTTGGCCCTGGCGGCACTAGCGTGATCGTTGACTGTCTGACAGACAACGGCAACCGCACATTCCAAGACGTACGTCAGTGTTTCGTGAAAACGGGTGCGAAGATCGGTGTTGAAGGTTCTGTTTCTCACATGTTCGATCACCAAGCGGTATTCCAGTTCAAGGGTGATGACGATGAAATCATCCTAGAAACCTTGATGATGGAAGACGTTGACGTAACAGACGTAGAGCTTGAAGATGGCGTTATCACGGTATTTGCTCCGCATACCGAGTTCTTCAAAACGAAGACGGCTCTAAACGGTGCATTCCCTGACTTGACGCTAGATGTTGAGGAAATCACGTTTGTTCCTCAAACGCACACGCCAGTCGCGGGTGAAGATGCAGAGAAGTTCCAGAAATTCCTAGATCTTCTTGATGACTGTGATGATGTTCAGCAGGTTTACCACAACGCTGAGCTGTAA
- a CDS encoding PA3496 family putative envelope integrity protein — protein MSINSIDHDEMTKIADKWDFTEEVESKKPVTSVKCAEARRRIEALREIRESGLSIDEAKELGLLH, from the coding sequence ATGTCCATTAATTCTATTGACCATGATGAAATGACTAAGATTGCAGATAAGTGGGACTTCACGGAAGAAGTCGAGTCAAAGAAGCCGGTAACATCGGTCAAATGTGCAGAAGCACGTCGTCGTATTGAAGCGCTCAGAGAGATTCGTGAAAGTGGCTTATCAATTGATGAAGCAAAGGAACTGGGCTTGTTGCACTAG
- a CDS encoding ParA family protein, with product MKRDNTIENLNRLAEQTAQVQADRIEIVLEERSDDHFPPMSKALMETRSGLTRRKLDDAISKLEESGHQFTKNNANHYSISLQEAHMLMDAAGVPKFHERKKNGDNKPWIINVQNQKGGTGKSMTAVHLAACMALNLDKRYRICLIDLDPQGSLRLFLNPQISITDHDNIYSAVDVMLDNVPEGVEIDNEFLHKNVLLPTQYPNLKTVSAFPEDAMFNAEAWQSLSQNQSLDIVKLLKEKLIDQIADDFDVIMIDTGPHVDPLVWNAMYASNALLIPCAAKRLDWASTVNFFQHLPTVYEMFPEDWQGLEFVRLMPTMFEDDNKKQVAVLTEMNYLLGDQVMMATIPRSRAFETCADTYSTVFDLTTGDFEGGKKTLATAQDAVQKSALELERVLHSHWSSLNQG from the coding sequence ATGAAGAGAGATAACACAATAGAAAATCTCAATCGCCTCGCGGAGCAAACCGCTCAGGTTCAAGCTGACCGCATTGAGATTGTTTTGGAAGAGCGCAGTGATGACCATTTTCCACCAATGTCAAAAGCATTGATGGAAACCCGCTCAGGTCTGACTCGTCGTAAATTGGATGATGCCATAAGCAAGCTTGAAGAGTCGGGTCATCAGTTCACTAAGAACAACGCCAATCACTATTCTATTTCTCTTCAAGAAGCGCATATGCTTATGGACGCGGCTGGCGTGCCTAAGTTTCATGAGCGTAAGAAAAATGGTGACAATAAGCCTTGGATTATCAACGTACAAAACCAAAAGGGTGGTACGGGGAAATCGATGACGGCCGTTCATCTCGCGGCGTGTATGGCACTAAACTTAGACAAGCGCTACCGTATCTGTCTGATTGACTTGGACCCACAAGGTTCACTTCGTCTGTTCTTAAACCCGCAAATTAGCATCACTGATCACGACAACATCTATTCTGCTGTCGATGTGATGCTCGACAACGTGCCTGAAGGTGTGGAAATCGATAACGAATTTCTGCACAAGAATGTGTTGCTGCCTACTCAGTATCCAAACTTAAAAACGGTATCGGCGTTCCCTGAAGACGCGATGTTCAATGCTGAAGCGTGGCAAAGCCTGTCACAAAATCAGTCGTTGGACATTGTTAAGCTGCTTAAAGAGAAACTTATCGATCAAATTGCCGATGACTTTGATGTCATTATGATTGATACCGGTCCACACGTTGACCCGCTTGTTTGGAATGCAATGTACGCATCAAATGCATTGCTTATCCCTTGTGCGGCGAAGCGTCTTGACTGGGCGTCGACGGTTAACTTCTTCCAACATCTGCCGACGGTGTACGAAATGTTCCCAGAAGATTGGCAGGGGTTAGAGTTTGTCCGCTTGATGCCAACCATGTTTGAAGATGACAACAAGAAGCAAGTCGCGGTACTGACGGAAATGAACTACCTGTTAGGGGATCAAGTGATGATGGCAACCATTCCAAGAAGCCGCGCATTTGAAACTTGTGCAGATACGTACAGCACCGTTTTCGACCTTACAACTGGCGATTTTGAAGGTGGCAAGAAAACACTGGCGACAGCGCAAGACGCCGTTCAAAAGAGTGCGCTTGAGCTTGAACGTGTCCTTCATAGTCATTGGTCATCACTGAATCAGGGGTAA
- a CDS encoding replication initiator protein RctB domain-containing protein: MSSEEKILIKLPRSHKDGHLFEVSETAVNWIEQYQHFKGVTKSIVELLNLISLRGFSSKDGLVSTTELIEATDGQVTRAAIQQRLRAAVNIGLFQQVPVRFEEGLAGKTMLHRFINPSQLISALGATSLVTESVKQNEKQKRSKALAQTQVNKRLLNEHGLNTPPAMKDEADQFVVSPTNWAGIIDQALAPPRTRKQYQKSMVSISGTRAVIETRSSKNIMTVDDLMTLFALFTLTVQYHEHHQHQYQLDGTQVPNKTPLYITDILSLRGKKDSGPARDSIRDSIDRIEFTDFQLHELTGRWLSENMPEGFKSDRFRFLARTITASEEAPTENADGEIRIKPNLYILVWEPSFYEELLTRDYFFLFPPEILKQHTLVFQLYSYFRSRMVRRHTDEMLLSELNQKLARNIEWRRFSMDLIRELKRLSDGKGREDLFVVNLWGYHLTISAVEEKGKIKDYQFDIKCDAEEVLRYSRARTTNAGKRNMAPTLPNPLRNEMVTKKQLEEMSQIIDGEFEPIQRKERSPKGKLGRRVKQRKHLVEINADEITITLSKYTSPEALERSITALAAMTGHSHTSIQEECLELIDKLDYLRVGEQAIPYETLSKMVELYNGQSENKHLSIERLIAGLAVRRKVCKQVFEGHLDETVFRALDEVAV; this comes from the coding sequence ATGAGCTCAGAAGAAAAGATACTGATCAAACTCCCTAGAAGCCACAAAGATGGACATCTATTCGAGGTATCAGAAACAGCAGTTAACTGGATAGAGCAATATCAGCATTTCAAAGGGGTGACGAAAAGTATCGTAGAACTTCTGAATTTGATTTCTCTGCGAGGCTTTAGCAGCAAAGATGGTTTGGTCTCAACCACCGAATTGATCGAGGCAACCGATGGACAAGTCACTCGCGCTGCGATTCAACAGCGTTTACGTGCAGCCGTTAATATTGGACTGTTTCAGCAAGTGCCTGTTCGCTTTGAAGAAGGATTGGCGGGCAAAACCATGTTGCACCGTTTTATCAATCCGAGCCAATTGATATCAGCGCTTGGTGCCACCAGCCTAGTGACTGAATCGGTAAAACAAAATGAGAAACAAAAACGCTCTAAAGCTCTCGCGCAAACGCAAGTGAACAAGCGCTTGTTAAACGAGCATGGGCTCAATACGCCACCAGCAATGAAAGACGAAGCGGATCAATTTGTCGTTTCTCCTACCAACTGGGCGGGGATCATTGATCAAGCGTTAGCACCCCCACGGACGCGTAAGCAGTACCAGAAAAGCATGGTTTCGATCTCAGGTACACGTGCTGTGATCGAAACGCGTTCATCAAAGAACATCATGACCGTTGATGATCTGATGACCCTATTCGCCTTGTTTACTCTGACAGTTCAATACCACGAGCATCACCAACACCAGTATCAGCTGGATGGCACTCAAGTTCCGAATAAAACACCGCTGTATATCACCGATATTCTTTCCTTGCGCGGCAAAAAAGACAGTGGACCTGCACGTGATTCAATTCGAGATAGTATTGATCGCATTGAATTTACGGACTTTCAGTTGCATGAGCTGACTGGCCGCTGGTTAAGCGAGAACATGCCAGAAGGCTTCAAGAGCGACCGTTTCCGTTTTCTAGCCAGAACCATCACAGCTTCGGAAGAAGCGCCTACAGAGAACGCTGACGGCGAAATTCGCATTAAACCAAACCTGTATATCCTAGTTTGGGAACCCTCGTTCTACGAAGAGCTGCTGACGCGTGATTACTTCTTCCTGTTCCCACCTGAGATCTTGAAACAGCATACTTTGGTATTCCAGCTCTACAGTTACTTCCGTAGTCGCATGGTACGTCGTCATACTGATGAAATGTTGCTGAGTGAGTTGAATCAGAAGTTAGCACGAAACATTGAATGGCGCCGTTTTTCGATGGATCTGATCCGCGAGCTTAAACGTTTATCGGATGGAAAAGGGAGAGAGGATCTTTTTGTCGTCAACCTCTGGGGTTACCACTTGACGATCTCGGCGGTCGAAGAGAAAGGGAAGATCAAAGATTACCAGTTTGACATCAAATGTGACGCTGAAGAGGTGCTTCGTTATTCGCGCGCCAGAACAACCAACGCAGGTAAGCGAAATATGGCGCCAACGTTGCCAAACCCATTGCGCAATGAAATGGTGACTAAAAAGCAGCTTGAAGAGATGTCTCAGATCATTGATGGTGAGTTCGAACCCATTCAGCGTAAAGAACGATCGCCGAAAGGGAAACTTGGCCGACGAGTCAAACAGCGCAAGCACCTGGTTGAGATCAACGCTGATGAGATTACCATTACTCTATCTAAATACACCTCACCAGAGGCCCTAGAACGCTCTATAACGGCTCTTGCCGCTATGACAGGGCATTCACACACCTCAATTCAAGAAGAGTGTCTGGAGCTCATAGACAAGCTCGATTACCTTCGCGTCGGTGAGCAGGCAATTCCGTACGAAACCTTGAGCAAAATGGTCGAGTTGTATAACGGCCAAAGTGAGAACAAACATTTATCTATTGAACGTCTTATTGCTGGTCTCGCCGTGCGTAGGAAAGTGTGCAAACAAGTGTTTGAGGGGCACCTCGATGAGACGGTCTTCAGAGCCCTTGACGAAGTCGCGGTCTAA
- a CDS encoding ABC transporter ATP-binding protein, which yields MSQSFLEHAFHADPIIQIRELCVDYITDHGDFQAVKSVSFDIGKGEIFGLAGESGCGKSTIAFAINRLHKPPAFISGGQIHFQGRDLLRLPDEEINAIRWSEIAMVFQSAMNSLNPVLPIKEQFADVLRHHQGVSEEVAQDRAEKLLDLVNIPRERLSEYPHQFSGGMRQRLVIAIALSLNPKLIIMDEPTTALDVVVQREILQQIYQLREEFGFSVLFITHDLALMSQLCDRIAIMRHGEIVEVAASKQIRNAPQHPYTQKLWASFPNIHEGKHNQEGATA from the coding sequence ATGAGTCAATCGTTTCTCGAGCATGCATTTCATGCCGACCCCATTATTCAAATACGCGAATTGTGCGTCGATTACATTACCGATCACGGTGATTTCCAAGCCGTGAAGTCGGTGAGCTTTGATATCGGAAAAGGCGAAATCTTTGGCCTTGCAGGAGAGTCAGGCTGTGGAAAGAGCACCATCGCTTTCGCCATCAATCGTCTCCATAAGCCGCCAGCGTTTATCTCTGGAGGACAAATCCACTTCCAAGGGAGAGACTTATTGCGCCTTCCAGATGAGGAAATTAATGCCATTCGCTGGAGTGAAATTGCGATGGTATTCCAAAGTGCCATGAACTCGCTAAACCCAGTATTGCCAATCAAAGAGCAGTTCGCCGATGTGCTTCGTCACCACCAAGGTGTGAGTGAGGAAGTGGCCCAAGACCGCGCTGAAAAGCTACTCGATCTGGTCAACATTCCACGTGAACGTCTCAGCGAATACCCTCACCAATTCAGTGGCGGTATGCGTCAACGTTTGGTGATTGCCATTGCGTTATCACTCAATCCTAAATTGATCATTATGGATGAACCCACCACAGCACTAGATGTGGTCGTACAACGAGAGATCTTGCAGCAAATCTACCAACTTCGTGAAGAGTTTGGCTTCTCGGTTCTATTTATCACTCACGACCTCGCATTAATGAGCCAGCTTTGCGATCGCATCGCCATCATGCGCCACGGCGAAATCGTCGAAGTCGCCGCATCAAAACAGATACGCAATGCACCACAACACCCATACACACAAAAACTTTGGGCTTCGTTCCCGAACATCCATGAAGGTAAACACAATCAAGAAGGAGCGACAGCATGA
- a CDS encoding ATP-binding cassette domain-containing protein: MSEPIIRLNNVVKEFTIGGGFASEERFKALQGVSFDIYKGRTLALVGESGCGKSTCARLMTKVYPATSGEILFNGKNIDDIEGRKELLEYRSKVQMVFQDPFGSLNPTHTIEHHLTRPLKIHNQVADKNEIPAKLQELIELVELAPDTLKKFPHELSGGQRQRVNLARALAVGAEVILADEPTSMLDVSIRLGVLNLMQRMKKEFGIGFLYITHDLATAHYIAEETAVMYKGQIVEWGDTQALLTNPQHPYTQLLISAVPDPDLPFGKLVQSEPNYSLDADKIRAESAIVQEEYKQVGPNHFVKQWVKAA; encoded by the coding sequence ATGAGCGAGCCCATTATTAGACTGAACAACGTCGTTAAAGAGTTCACCATTGGCGGCGGTTTCGCTTCTGAAGAGCGTTTCAAAGCCCTGCAAGGCGTCAGCTTCGATATCTACAAAGGGCGTACTCTCGCGCTTGTGGGGGAATCGGGTTGCGGTAAAAGTACCTGCGCGCGGTTAATGACAAAGGTCTACCCTGCGACCTCGGGTGAAATCTTGTTTAACGGTAAAAACATCGACGACATTGAAGGGCGCAAAGAGCTGCTTGAATACCGCAGCAAGGTCCAAATGGTGTTCCAAGACCCGTTTGGCTCGCTCAATCCCACACACACCATAGAGCACCACCTGACCCGCCCGTTAAAGATTCACAACCAAGTCGCAGATAAAAATGAGATTCCCGCGAAACTGCAAGAACTGATTGAATTAGTGGAGTTAGCACCGGATACACTTAAGAAATTTCCCCATGAGCTGAGTGGTGGTCAAAGACAAAGGGTTAATCTAGCAAGAGCCTTAGCGGTAGGCGCAGAGGTGATCTTAGCCGATGAACCGACGTCAATGCTCGATGTATCGATTCGACTGGGCGTACTCAACCTAATGCAGCGAATGAAGAAAGAGTTCGGTATTGGTTTTCTTTACATTACCCACGATCTCGCGACTGCGCATTACATCGCCGAAGAGACGGCGGTAATGTACAAAGGCCAAATCGTAGAATGGGGAGATACTCAAGCGCTGTTAACCAATCCACAGCATCCTTACACTCAATTGCTGATTTCTGCCGTTCCAGACCCGGATCTTCCATTTGGCAAATTGGTGCAGAGTGAACCAAACTATTCACTGGATGCCGACAAAATTCGTGCAGAGAGTGCCATTGTGCAAGAAGAGTACAAACAAGTCGGTCCAAACCATTTTGTAAAACAATGGGTTAAAGCAGCATGA
- a CDS encoding DUF3283 family protein: MSINLSNLPAEEKNKVELDKQASFLVWKLREAKAVPDEIDQEADKIRDDNERTFFLESVAKYKRVMGVA; this comes from the coding sequence ATGTCGATTAACCTTTCTAACCTTCCTGCCGAAGAGAAAAATAAGGTTGAGCTTGATAAGCAAGCGTCGTTTTTAGTTTGGAAGCTTCGTGAAGCGAAAGCTGTACCTGATGAAATCGATCAGGAAGCCGACAAAATTCGAGATGACAATGAACGAACGTTCTTTTTAGAATCCGTAGCCAAATATAAGCGAGTAATGGGTGTCGCCTAA